A single region of the Plantactinospora soyae genome encodes:
- a CDS encoding DUF11 domain-containing protein, with product MPSIAVLATALVAWAIAAPVAAMSPPKGEVAPKPSATADAKQPLLSIAVDNGRTAVAAGDELTYKVRVRNLGTTETRSLQISQSLPAGLTLVSADRDGTARAGSVTWSVNLKAGKESTLTTVARVGQTPDEVLRLATVACATVKGGAKPLVCATHSDLLPAGAAVTRVDRSGSDGIWYGIAAGALAVVGGLAAIVVIARRRRRRRLEHREVPAPRSDPAEPVASALSVD from the coding sequence ATGCCAAGCATCGCTGTCCTTGCGACCGCGCTCGTCGCCTGGGCGATCGCGGCGCCGGTAGCCGCAATGTCGCCGCCCAAAGGTGAGGTGGCACCGAAACCTTCGGCGACGGCCGACGCGAAACAGCCACTGCTCAGCATCGCGGTGGACAACGGCCGGACCGCCGTCGCGGCGGGCGACGAACTGACGTACAAGGTCAGGGTCCGCAATCTCGGCACCACCGAGACCAGATCGCTCCAGATCTCCCAGAGCCTGCCCGCCGGCCTGACCCTCGTCTCCGCCGACCGGGACGGTACCGCCCGCGCCGGCAGCGTCACCTGGTCGGTCAACCTGAAGGCGGGCAAGGAATCCACCCTCACCACCGTCGCCCGGGTCGGCCAGACCCCCGACGAGGTGCTTCGACTGGCCACCGTGGCCTGCGCAACCGTGAAGGGGGGCGCCAAGCCGCTGGTCTGCGCGACGCACTCCGACCTCCTCCCGGCGGGTGCCGCCGTCACCCGCGTCGACCGGTCCGGCTCCGACGGAATCTGGTATGGCATCGCCGCAGGGGCACTGGCCGTCGTCGGCGGGCTGGCCGCGATCGTCGTCATCGCCCGGCGTCGGCGCCGGCGCCGGCTGGAGCACCGGGAGGTGCCCGCGCCCCGCTCCGACCCGGCCGAGCCCGTCGCCAGCGCGCTCAGCGTCGACTGA
- a CDS encoding O-antigen ligase family protein — protein sequence MPTYLSARRSDTVYDGIAPAVRHFPDATAAVIASIMLAYLLPFRLVFPPLSDLGKPGLMVGFGLLVWWALSRLHPTLLTRGQQPMRWAMAIYLVSLFLSYVAGQGRGMPPLEANGAERTLLMALAGAGILLAAADGVLTRERVDKVLRWFCWGCSFMAFVALTQFMFRIDLTTYMKLPPLLTFHKEVVGFRDRGGDGLVRVAGTAGHYIEFSVLMVIGLVVAIHFARFSTTRRDRQIYGALAMFQAGVIPISLSRTGVLALGAAILLFILVWPLRTTFNVLVVGCFLTALIQVVRPGLLAAIKSLLLAGENDPSVQARVEDYDYVTPFIQERPWLGRGIGTFLPELYQLLDNQWLTTLVQGGIIGVVGLAAFFLSGVVVAGRIRRFAPTERDRDLASVLAVAIGVAGVSGFTFDSMYFTTFFITVHVLLGLTGALWRLTRAERTNRIESGRPGRPTDESGRAMAETS from the coding sequence GTGCCGACCTACCTATCCGCGCGGCGGTCCGACACGGTGTACGACGGCATCGCCCCCGCCGTACGCCACTTCCCGGATGCGACGGCCGCGGTCATCGCGTCGATCATGCTCGCCTACCTGCTCCCCTTCCGGCTGGTCTTTCCGCCGCTCAGTGACCTGGGCAAGCCGGGGCTGATGGTGGGGTTCGGGCTGCTGGTCTGGTGGGCGCTGAGTCGGCTGCACCCCACCCTGCTCACCCGGGGACAGCAGCCGATGCGCTGGGCGATGGCGATCTACCTGGTCAGCCTCTTCCTGTCGTACGTCGCCGGGCAGGGTCGGGGCATGCCACCGCTGGAGGCGAACGGCGCCGAACGGACCCTGCTGATGGCGCTGGCCGGTGCCGGGATCCTGCTCGCCGCGGCGGACGGGGTACTGACCCGGGAACGCGTCGACAAGGTGCTCCGGTGGTTCTGCTGGGGCTGCTCGTTCATGGCCTTCGTCGCGCTGACCCAGTTCATGTTCCGGATCGACCTGACGACGTACATGAAGCTGCCCCCGTTGCTGACCTTCCACAAGGAGGTCGTCGGGTTCCGCGACCGGGGCGGGGACGGGCTGGTCCGGGTCGCCGGCACCGCCGGGCACTACATCGAGTTCAGCGTGCTGATGGTGATCGGGCTGGTGGTGGCGATCCACTTCGCCCGGTTCTCGACGACCCGGCGGGACCGACAGATCTACGGGGCGCTGGCGATGTTCCAGGCCGGGGTCATCCCGATCTCGCTGTCCCGGACCGGCGTACTCGCCCTGGGCGCCGCCATCCTGTTGTTCATCCTGGTCTGGCCGCTGCGTACCACCTTCAACGTGCTGGTGGTCGGCTGCTTTCTCACCGCGTTGATCCAGGTCGTCCGCCCGGGTCTGCTGGCCGCGATCAAGTCGCTGCTGCTGGCCGGGGAGAACGATCCGAGCGTGCAGGCCCGGGTGGAGGACTACGACTACGTCACGCCGTTCATCCAGGAACGTCCGTGGCTGGGGCGTGGCATCGGCACCTTCCTGCCCGAGCTGTACCAGCTCCTCGACAACCAGTGGCTGACCACCCTGGTCCAGGGCGGCATCATCGGGGTGGTCGGGCTCGCCGCCTTCTTCCTCTCCGGTGTCGTGGTCGCGGGGCGGATCCGCCGGTTCGCCCCGACGGAGCGGGACCGGGACCTCGCGTCGGTGCTCGCGGTGGCGATCGGTGTCGCCGGGGTCTCCGGCTTCACCTTCGACTCGATGTACTTCACGACGTTCTTCATCACGGTGCACGTCCTGCTCGGCCTGACCGGGGCGCTGTGGCGGCTCACCAGGGCGGAACGCACCAACCGGATCGAGTCGGGCCGGCCTGGCCGGCCGACCGACGAATCCGGGCGGGCCATGGCGGAGACGTCATGA
- a CDS encoding glycosyltransferase, which produces MVTSVVVAAHNEAALLGRTLRTLLADAEPGEFEVVVVANGCTDTTAEVAGSVPGVTVLELAAPSKPAALNAGDRAARGFPRIYLDADIELSTTGARALAAALSGPGVLAAAPRRRLDTTGRPLLVRAYYAINGRHPAYRNALFGRGAIALAEAGRRRFGPFPDVIADDLFLDSLFGEAEKREVTEVSTLVATPRRTADLLRRLGRVRAGNATLRATDEQVRRARRTSWLVDVVLPRPWLIPAGICYAALTVLAATAARRPAARGQWGRDESSRTTGVAP; this is translated from the coding sequence GTGGTGACCAGCGTGGTCGTCGCCGCGCACAACGAGGCGGCGCTGCTCGGCCGGACCCTGCGGACGCTGTTGGCCGACGCCGAACCGGGCGAGTTCGAGGTGGTCGTGGTGGCCAACGGCTGTACCGACACGACCGCGGAGGTGGCCGGCTCGGTGCCCGGGGTCACCGTGCTGGAACTGGCCGCGCCGTCGAAGCCGGCCGCGCTCAACGCGGGTGACCGGGCGGCGCGGGGCTTTCCCCGGATCTACCTCGACGCCGACATCGAGCTGAGCACGACCGGCGCCCGCGCCCTCGCCGCCGCGCTCTCCGGGCCGGGTGTGCTGGCCGCCGCGCCGCGCCGCCGGCTGGACACCACCGGACGTCCCCTGCTGGTACGCGCCTACTACGCGATCAACGGCCGGCACCCGGCCTACCGCAACGCCCTGTTCGGTCGGGGTGCCATCGCGCTCGCCGAGGCGGGCCGGCGGCGGTTCGGGCCGTTCCCGGACGTCATCGCCGACGATCTCTTCCTCGACTCGCTCTTCGGGGAAGCCGAGAAACGGGAGGTGACCGAGGTGTCGACGCTGGTGGCCACGCCACGGCGGACCGCCGACCTGCTGCGCCGACTCGGCCGGGTCCGGGCCGGCAACGCCACCCTGCGCGCCACCGACGAGCAGGTCCGGCGGGCCCGCCGGACGTCCTGGCTGGTCGACGTCGTGCTGCCCCGGCCGTGGCTGATCCCCGCCGGGATCTGTTACGCCGCACTGACCGTACTGGCCGCGACGGCGGCCCGGCGGCCGGCCGCCCGTGGCCAGTGGGGACGGGACGAGTCCAGCCGGACGACGGGAGTGGCGCCGTGA
- a CDS encoding glycosyltransferase family 2 protein, producing the protein MNPVVSVVVVSYETRELILTALATLRKACPAEPYEVIVVDNASKDGSAAAVAAEFPEARVVRLADNVGFGRAVNVGAAQARGDWLLLLNPDTEPVGNVIGELLEFTRAHPGHGIYAGRTLGVDGTDDGHSVFGPPSLWTFTCFATGLSKLFPRSRVFNREALPWLDRSTPVRVPAASGCLLLVRRSLFAQLDGFTPDYFMYNEDLDLCLRATAIGASPMLVPTARVVHVGGAASTSAGKRVMLLRGQVTFLRLRWSRSRAAAGRALLLIGIAIRAVAARLSGRAGYWREVWRQRHAWLTGWPPAAELAPVQVTEPVPPPGGQPAAPL; encoded by the coding sequence GTGAATCCGGTGGTGAGCGTGGTCGTGGTGTCCTACGAGACCCGCGAGTTGATCCTGACCGCCCTGGCCACCCTGCGGAAGGCCTGCCCGGCCGAGCCGTACGAGGTGATCGTGGTCGACAACGCCTCGAAGGACGGCTCGGCGGCGGCGGTGGCGGCGGAGTTTCCGGAGGCCCGGGTCGTCCGGCTGGCCGACAACGTCGGCTTCGGCCGGGCCGTCAACGTCGGCGCGGCCCAGGCCCGGGGCGACTGGCTGCTGTTGCTGAACCCGGACACCGAGCCGGTCGGCAACGTCATCGGGGAGTTGCTGGAGTTCACCCGCGCCCATCCGGGTCACGGCATCTACGCCGGTCGTACCCTCGGGGTCGATGGCACCGACGACGGCCACTCGGTGTTCGGGCCGCCCTCGCTGTGGACCTTTACCTGCTTCGCCACCGGGTTGTCCAAGCTGTTTCCCCGGTCGCGGGTGTTCAACCGGGAGGCGCTGCCCTGGTTGGACCGGTCGACGCCGGTACGGGTGCCCGCCGCGTCCGGCTGCCTGCTGCTGGTCCGGCGCTCGCTCTTCGCCCAGCTCGACGGCTTCACCCCGGACTACTTCATGTACAACGAGGATCTCGACCTCTGCCTGCGGGCCACCGCGATCGGCGCCAGTCCGATGCTGGTGCCGACGGCCCGGGTGGTGCATGTGGGCGGTGCCGCGTCGACCAGTGCCGGCAAGCGGGTCATGCTGCTGCGGGGTCAGGTGACCTTCCTCCGGCTGCGCTGGTCCCGGTCCCGGGCGGCGGCGGGTCGGGCGCTGCTGCTGATCGGCATCGCGATCCGCGCTGTGGCCGCCCGGCTGAGCGGCCGGGCCGGCTACTGGCGGGAGGTGTGGCGGCAACGGCACGCCTGGCTGACCGGCTGGCCTCCGGCTGCCGAACTCGCCCCGGTGCAGGTCACCGAGCCGGTCCCACCGCCCGGCGGCCAGCCCGCCGCACCGCTGTGA
- a CDS encoding glycosyltransferase family 4 protein, which yields MADRRPHVVIVVVNLPAERDRRVIRECQALEAAGYRASVICPRGPRPLTVLPGTTATTILSFPQPLAGKGVLSFAAEFAWALIAVTARLLGLMLRTRVDAVQACNPPDVFWVVGLLMRALGRPFVFDHHDLSPELYECKAGEPRTSVLWMLRLFERLSWRCATAVVATNESFRELAMNRGGCHPDKVVVVRNGPALAEVHRDRPSPAEPLADTGNGNASGNSNGSGNSSGNGSDNRNGNGNGSGDPRQKVVYVGVINPQDNVEAAVLAAERLVGLRGTDDWELVVAGDGESMSELRRLAIQRGIEDVVRFTGWLEADEVDELLCSASIAIQPDLPSRMAEMYTMAKTVEYVARGVPVVAVDLLETRRTADSAASYVLTGSPDEFAKAIDQLLSDEHARAAMSVTGRQRFIDELAWDHQVKSYIRLWDRLLRPSPNGYNQVSSGNGADAARLPI from the coding sequence ATGGCCGATCGACGCCCTCATGTGGTCATCGTGGTGGTCAATCTGCCGGCCGAGCGGGATCGCCGGGTGATCCGGGAGTGCCAGGCCCTGGAGGCAGCCGGCTACCGGGCCTCGGTGATCTGCCCACGCGGCCCGAGGCCGCTGACGGTGCTGCCGGGCACCACGGCCACCACGATCCTCTCGTTTCCCCAGCCGCTGGCCGGAAAGGGCGTACTCTCCTTCGCCGCCGAGTTCGCCTGGGCACTGATCGCCGTGACCGCCCGGCTGCTCGGCCTGATGCTCCGTACCCGGGTGGACGCCGTGCAGGCGTGCAACCCGCCGGACGTCTTCTGGGTGGTCGGGCTGCTGATGCGGGCCCTGGGCCGGCCGTTCGTCTTCGACCACCACGATCTCAGCCCGGAACTGTACGAGTGCAAGGCCGGCGAGCCCCGAACGAGTGTGCTGTGGATGCTCCGGCTGTTCGAACGGCTCTCCTGGCGCTGCGCCACCGCCGTGGTCGCGACCAACGAGTCGTTCCGCGAGCTGGCGATGAACCGGGGCGGATGTCACCCGGACAAGGTGGTGGTGGTCCGCAACGGCCCGGCGCTCGCCGAGGTCCACCGGGACCGGCCCTCCCCGGCGGAACCGCTGGCCGACACCGGCAACGGCAACGCCTCCGGCAACAGCAACGGTTCCGGCAACAGCAGCGGCAACGGCTCCGACAACCGCAACGGCAACGGCAACGGCTCCGGCGACCCGCGACAGAAGGTCGTCTACGTCGGCGTGATCAACCCGCAGGACAACGTCGAGGCCGCCGTACTGGCCGCCGAGCGGTTGGTGGGGCTGCGCGGCACCGACGACTGGGAGCTGGTGGTCGCCGGGGACGGCGAGAGCATGTCGGAGCTGCGCCGGCTGGCCATCCAGCGGGGGATCGAGGACGTCGTACGGTTCACCGGCTGGCTGGAGGCCGACGAGGTCGACGAGTTGCTCTGCTCGGCGTCGATCGCGATCCAGCCGGACCTGCCGAGCCGGATGGCCGAGATGTACACCATGGCCAAGACCGTGGAGTACGTGGCCCGGGGCGTACCGGTCGTCGCCGTGGACCTGCTGGAGACCCGGCGTACCGCCGACTCGGCCGCGAGCTACGTGTTGACCGGCAGCCCGGACGAGTTCGCCAAGGCCATCGACCAGTTGCTCAGCGACGAGCATGCCAGGGCGGCGATGAGCGTCACGGGTCGACAGCGCTTCATCGATGAGCTCGCCTGGGATCACCAGGTGAAGTCGTACATCCGACTGTGGGATCGATTGCTCCGCCCGTCGCCGAACGGCTACAACCAAGTTTCATCGGGTAACGGGGCCGATGCCGCGCGCCTGCCAATCTGA
- a CDS encoding COG1361 family protein — protein MRTRVARIVLPVMLTLASAAPASGQPSEPSDFALTVSPTRVIVPADQIERPRQFTVTNHGRAPIDILVRKASFTAGRDGELRFRPDAPHSAVEWVTARPDSFRLEGGAARQVSLHIALPATAEPGEHQVAMIFSVPPRPGGAGVGVRRSVGAPVYVTVPGQAVESVDVTGLRAPGFAVNGPLALTATVRNAGTVRREFVGDGRLQAQVAGETVPFPDFTLLRGADREISTRWADPPLFCVCRVTVAAAGPDGVTREATATIVILPVRLIGSGVALVLVLLLGWLLLRRRMRSRPYPC, from the coding sequence ATGCGCACCAGGGTGGCGCGGATCGTCCTCCCGGTCATGCTCACGCTGGCATCGGCCGCCCCGGCGTCAGGCCAACCGTCGGAGCCTTCGGACTTCGCGCTGACGGTCAGCCCGACCCGGGTGATCGTGCCAGCGGACCAGATCGAACGGCCGAGGCAGTTCACGGTTACCAACCATGGTCGGGCCCCGATCGACATCCTCGTCCGAAAGGCGAGCTTCACGGCCGGACGCGACGGAGAACTCCGGTTCCGGCCCGACGCGCCCCACTCGGCCGTCGAGTGGGTCACCGCGCGGCCGGACAGTTTCCGGCTGGAAGGCGGAGCGGCCCGGCAGGTGAGCCTGCACATCGCCCTGCCGGCCACTGCCGAACCCGGCGAGCACCAGGTCGCGATGATCTTCTCGGTGCCGCCCCGGCCCGGTGGGGCCGGCGTCGGCGTGCGTCGGAGCGTCGGCGCACCGGTGTACGTCACGGTGCCCGGCCAGGCCGTCGAGTCGGTCGACGTCACCGGCCTTCGCGCGCCGGGTTTCGCCGTGAACGGTCCGCTCGCCCTCACGGCGACGGTACGCAATGCGGGCACCGTGCGCCGCGAGTTCGTCGGGGACGGCAGGCTTCAGGCCCAGGTTGCGGGGGAAACTGTCCCGTTTCCCGATTTCACCCTGTTACGGGGCGCCGACCGAGAGATCAGCACCCGGTGGGCCGATCCTCCGCTGTTCTGCGTCTGCCGGGTCACCGTCGCGGCGGCCGGCCCGGACGGGGTGACCCGGGAGGCGACGGCCACGATCGTCATCCTGCCGGTGCGCCTGATCGGGTCCGGAGTGGCACTCGTCCTCGTGCTGCTGCTGGGCTGGCTACTGCTCCGGCGCCGGATGCGGAGCCGCCCGTACCCTTGCTGA
- a CDS encoding glycosyltransferase family 2 protein: MTGDGGIDILMITYDRPEYVRLSLPHLLRTCPAEARVWLWHNGTDQPTLDAVEEFRQHPRVHRFRHSPTNAGLTEPTNWLWQLATGSYLSKVDDDCLPDPDWLRILRRAHRDVPEFGVIGTWRFPDEDVDDDLVTAKLADYSGGHRLFRNHWVQGSGYLLRRETLDQVGPLTGGETFTAWCLRAARLGWVNGWYHPFLPEDHMDDPRSPHTIYRTDADFMARRPLSARRTGVTTVAEWTAQMRHSARVVQAAPLDLREYQGWRLRRRNATRRIRLALTGRAPW; the protein is encoded by the coding sequence ATGACCGGCGACGGCGGCATCGACATCCTCATGATCACGTACGACCGACCGGAGTACGTCCGGTTGTCGCTGCCCCACCTGCTCCGTACCTGCCCTGCGGAGGCGAGGGTCTGGCTCTGGCACAACGGCACCGACCAGCCGACCCTGGACGCGGTCGAGGAGTTCCGCCAGCACCCACGGGTGCACCGGTTCCGGCACAGCCCGACCAACGCGGGACTGACCGAGCCCACCAACTGGCTGTGGCAGCTCGCGACCGGGAGTTACCTGAGCAAGGTGGACGACGACTGCCTGCCCGATCCGGACTGGCTGAGGATCCTGCGCCGGGCGCACCGGGACGTACCGGAGTTCGGTGTGATCGGCACCTGGCGCTTTCCCGACGAGGACGTCGACGACGACCTGGTCACGGCCAAGCTGGCCGACTATTCCGGCGGACACCGCCTGTTCCGAAACCACTGGGTGCAGGGCAGCGGGTACCTGCTCCGGCGCGAGACCCTGGACCAGGTCGGTCCGCTCACCGGAGGGGAGACCTTCACCGCCTGGTGCCTGCGCGCGGCCCGGCTCGGCTGGGTGAACGGCTGGTACCACCCGTTCCTGCCCGAGGACCACATGGACGACCCGCGCAGCCCGCACACCATCTACCGCACCGACGCGGACTTCATGGCCCGCCGGCCGCTCTCGGCCCGCCGTACCGGGGTGACCACCGTCGCGGAGTGGACGGCCCAGATGCGGCACTCGGCCCGGGTGGTCCAGGCGGCCCCGTTGGACCTGCGGGAATATCAGGGCTGGCGGCTGCGCCGACGCAACGCCACCCGGCGGATCCGGCTCGCGTTGACCGGGCGGGCACCGTGGTGA
- a CDS encoding alpha/beta hydrolase has product MSPAIRASSILPGRREDIELHTADGLRLVGELALPADRDPVATLVCLHPLPTHGGMMDSHVFRKAAWRLPALADLAVLRFNTRGTSSVRGTSEGTFDAGNAERFDVAAAIEYVEFAELPNIWLLGWSFGTDLTLRHGCDPGIVGAILLSPPLRTTSDDDLARWAESGKPLTALVPEFDDYLRPDEARRRFAAVPQAEVVGVPDAKHLWVGDAETVLDEVVRRVNPAAPVPLPSTWDGPMETGDASAYADRTVAAFADLPTPGSTPGGPADAG; this is encoded by the coding sequence GTGAGCCCCGCCATCCGCGCCTCCAGCATCCTGCCCGGTCGCCGCGAGGACATCGAGCTGCACACCGCCGACGGCCTGCGCCTGGTTGGCGAGCTGGCGCTGCCGGCCGACCGGGACCCGGTAGCCACCCTGGTCTGCCTGCACCCATTGCCCACCCACGGCGGGATGATGGACAGCCACGTGTTCCGCAAGGCGGCCTGGCGGCTGCCCGCGCTGGCCGACCTCGCGGTGCTGCGGTTCAACACCAGGGGCACCAGCAGCGTGCGCGGCACCAGCGAGGGGACCTTCGACGCCGGCAACGCCGAACGGTTCGACGTGGCGGCGGCCATCGAGTACGTCGAGTTCGCCGAACTGCCGAACATCTGGCTGCTCGGCTGGTCCTTCGGCACCGACCTGACGCTGCGGCACGGCTGCGATCCAGGAATCGTCGGGGCGATCCTGCTCTCCCCGCCGCTTCGCACCACGTCCGATGACGACCTGGCCCGGTGGGCCGAGTCCGGCAAGCCACTGACCGCGCTGGTACCCGAGTTCGACGACTACCTTCGGCCCGACGAGGCCCGCCGCCGGTTCGCGGCCGTGCCGCAGGCAGAGGTGGTCGGGGTACCCGATGCCAAGCACCTCTGGGTCGGCGACGCCGAGACCGTACTCGACGAGGTGGTCCGGCGGGTCAATCCGGCAGCGCCGGTACCGCTGCCGTCCACCTGGGACGGTCCGATGGAGACCGGCGACGCCAGCGCGTACGCCGATCGGACGGTGGCTGCCTTCGCAGACCTGCCGACGCCTGGATCGACCCCGGGCGGGCCCGCCGACGCGGGCTGA